The following is a genomic window from Synechococcales cyanobacterium T60_A2020_003.
GAGCGGTCGGCGCTGTAAGCCTTCCTGTTCCAAAATCGTATTGGCCGCCAGGAGGCCGCTACTGATAGCCCGTTCCATCAAACCACACGGAAACGGCATCTTGACCCAATCTCCGGCAAAAAAGAGATTAC
Proteins encoded in this region:
- a CDS encoding FAD-dependent oxidoreductase, which codes for NLFFAGDWVKMPFPCGLMERAISSGLLAANTILEQEGLQRRPLLTVRPQGVLSTLV